The sequence below is a genomic window from Rhinopithecus roxellana isolate Shanxi Qingling chromosome 19, ASM756505v1, whole genome shotgun sequence.
CCTTTCCCACTCTAGTACCGGTAAGCTAGATGATGCCGCCGCCCGCCAGGTGGCTCTGTGGCGCAATGGATAGCGCATTGGACTTCTAGTGACGAATTAGAGTAATTCAAAGGTTGTGGGTTCGAATCCCACCAGAGTcgattttatttcaaattttcctttcatccgtttttttctccccctaccctatctctctctttttccaccTGGTTTCTATTTCGATCTCAGTTCCCGCTCTGCTCTCTTCTTTACTTACCTGTCTGCCCCGGGGCTTGGGCCATGGAGAGCAGGACTGAGGGTGGGagacagaagggaagggaaagtggGCGTGGACGTCGAGATAAAGGCAGGCCCCTGGCTCGGGGACACACGGGGATTTAATAACCACTTTATTCCATGCACTAGGGACTCGGGAAGGGACTGGGACTGGGCTCGGGGGCAGAGAGAGTACAATCCTAGACGCAAGGAAGAAGTTGGGGCAGGGAAAAGGGACAGGAACCagggaaatatatatttatatagatactcTAATATAGACCACATCTCACCCGCGCACTGAGCAAGCGCGCCCCGCCGCCCTCCCCAACACCTGCTCGCCCGGACGCCCGGGTCCCTCTGCTGCCCTCGGGCTGGAGTCTCTACCCCACCCCTAGACCCCGCCCCCACCAACCCCCAAGGCTCAGGGCCAAGGTCTCCAGAAAgcgggcggcgggggcggcggggcCTTGGGCGCCCCGTCTTGTCTGTgaggcggcggtggcggcggcagCAGTCCGGTGAGCGGCGCCGGCGCGCCAGAATCCCCGGCGCGCGGGGAGCAGAGGGATGGGGACCATGCGCAGCGCGGGCTAGGGGGGCCCTGGTGCACTGGGGGGCGCTGGTGCAGCGCGGGGCCAAGGGCCGGTGCGGCGGGGTCCAGGGATGGGCGCGGCGCTGGAGGCCTCGGCTCTACCGGCTTGGGCCGGGGCGGTTTGGGGCGCAGGTAGCCGTGCAGCGCGGAGAAGAGCTGGGCGCGGGCGGCCGGGCTGGCGTCGTGCGCGAAGGCCGCCAAGCGAAGCAGGCACTCGCGGAAACCGGACAAGTAGCAGCTGGCGAGCGCCTCGGCGTCCTGGACTGGGGACCGGGGAACCCCTGGAGCCGCGGCGGCGGGTGCGGCCGGCGGGAGCAcaggtgggcagggcaggggcccAGCAGGGGTGAGGGAAGGGGTGGGGCGCAGAGATACCAAGGCCGGACAGGCGCACAGAGACAGGAAGCCAGATGGacggagagagggagaaaatgagggagacacagagacagacacgcGCGGGTGTTATTAACCTCGCCTCGGAGCAGAACCGGCCACTCCCCAAGCCCACCAACCACCGCAGGGCCCGCCCGCTCTGCCCCGGCCGGAGCCTCCTGGcgtcccctctccctccctccgctGCCCCACCCCCGCGCTGTACCCGGGGGCTCCACCCGGCTTCGCTCCCTCAAGTAGCCCACGGCGAACTCCAGTATCTCCGCTTTCTCCAGCTTCGGGTTCCGGAGGTTCTACAGACGGGAGGGGAGGGCGCAGAGACAGAAAGGGGTGGGGAGAAAGGGGGAAAGTGGcagggggaagaagggaggggcgGATGCGGGAGCTGGGGGTACCCCCGATCGCATTTGCGCACTGCCCACAGAACGCGCGACCAAATGCGGAGTGGAGATGACCAAGGGAGGTCTGGCCCACCCTGAGACGAAACTGTCCAATCCGAGGGGATGGAACCAATGCCCAACGCTTGAGGAGGAGATTTGAAACCGCAACCCAGGGAATGAAATTAACCACCCGACAGAACAGAAGCTGGCTGATCAGAAGCTGGCTATGGGGGAGGGGGAAGCGGACAGTTAAGAGACCCAAAGGGTGAAATGGACCGAACCCAGGAGCGAAATTTACAGAACCAGGCGTGAAACTTACAGACCCGAGGGGTGGCGAAGAAGATCGCGTTCTGAGAGCGAGTGGGGGTCTGGGATGGAATTCCAAAGGCGGGACTCGAGTGAGGATGCCTTGGAGCCAGGGTTGCCAACCAAGCATGTGTCCCCACCCCAGTGGGAAGCCCTGGGACGCGGAAACGGGAAGCTTGGGCACCCGGGGCTAGCGGAGGGACTGACCTGGTCCCGGGTCCGCTCCAGCAGAAGCAGCCTCAGCTCTTCCAGGCTGCGGTTGATGCGGTCCCGGCGCCGCTTCTCCACAAGCGGCTTCAGCATCTGCGACCAGCGGGAAAAGGAGAGCGGGCCGACCGGACCGAGACTCAGCGCGGCCGCGCCGGCGTCGGATCCCGCCGCTGGGAGAGCCCGGCTTCCACCCCGGCCCCAAGACCCCAGATT
It includes:
- the HES7 gene encoding transcription factor HES-7, producing the protein MVTRDRAENRDGPKMLKPLVEKRRRDRINRSLEELRLLLLERTRDQNLRNPKLEKAEILEFAVGYLRERSRVEPPGVPRSPVQDAEALASCYLSGFRECLLRLAAFAHDASPAARAQLFSALHGYLRPKPPRPKPVEPRPPAPRPSLDPAAPALGPALHQRPPVHQGPPSPRCAWSPSLCSPRAGDSGAPAPLTGLLPPPPPPHRQDGAPKAPPPPPPAFWRPWP